A DNA window from Verrucomicrobiia bacterium contains the following coding sequences:
- a CDS encoding sigma-54-dependent Fis family transcriptional regulator encodes MMPSLPPILVVDDEPNMRASLEEVLRPEGYAVVCVDSAERALAELAERELLLMITDARLGGMSGYDLLREARSRWPEVPVVVITAYATPRLAVEAIRSGAFDYLAKPFAPEELLNLVARCAERHRLVRENTALRQRDPHGFSLDQLIGRSPGMQELRQLIRTVAPTRATVLILGESGTGKELIAGCLHRLSDRAQAPYVRINCAAIPESLLESELFGHERGAFTGAVRQKRGRVEEADGGTVFLDEIGDMSRSLQAKLLRFLEDGSFTRVGGNEELRVDVRVLAATNRDIVALIREGAFREDLFHRLNVVQFRPPPLRERGEDVLQLAGHFVDLYSAALNKSVRTLSPSAQQALLRHRWPGNVRELRNAIERAVILESKTEVQPASLPDFAVENRLVPATPAVPVDPPVDRPLEEALADFERHLVTRALDRHRTLGRAAEALGISRHALRYRMQRLGLQSDGAADEEAAPSGGRGTN; translated from the coding sequence CTGATGCCCTCGCTGCCTCCCATCCTGGTCGTGGACGACGAGCCCAATATGCGGGCGTCGTTGGAGGAGGTGTTGCGCCCGGAGGGGTATGCCGTGGTCTGCGTGGATTCGGCGGAACGGGCCCTTGCCGAGCTGGCGGAACGCGAGCTGCTCCTGATGATCACCGACGCCCGCCTCGGCGGCATGAGCGGGTACGATCTGCTCCGGGAGGCGCGATCCCGCTGGCCCGAGGTGCCGGTGGTCGTGATCACCGCCTACGCCACCCCCCGTCTCGCGGTCGAGGCGATCCGCTCCGGCGCCTTCGATTACCTGGCCAAACCGTTCGCCCCGGAGGAACTTCTCAACCTCGTCGCCCGCTGCGCCGAACGTCACCGGCTGGTCCGGGAGAACACCGCCCTGCGGCAGCGGGACCCGCACGGGTTCTCCCTCGACCAGTTGATCGGCCGGTCCCCGGGCATGCAGGAGCTTCGCCAGCTCATCCGCACCGTGGCCCCCACCCGCGCCACCGTGCTCATCCTCGGCGAAAGCGGTACCGGCAAGGAACTCATCGCCGGCTGCCTCCACCGCCTGAGCGACCGCGCCCAGGCCCCCTACGTCCGCATCAACTGCGCGGCCATCCCCGAATCCCTCCTCGAGAGCGAACTCTTCGGGCATGAACGCGGCGCCTTCACCGGCGCCGTCCGCCAGAAACGCGGCCGCGTCGAGGAGGCCGACGGAGGCACGGTGTTCCTCGACGAAATCGGCGACATGAGCCGCTCGCTCCAGGCCAAGCTCCTCCGCTTCCTCGAGGACGGCTCGTTCACCCGGGTCGGCGGCAACGAGGAACTTCGCGTCGATGTCCGCGTGCTCGCCGCCACCAACCGCGACATCGTCGCCCTCATCCGGGAAGGCGCCTTCCGCGAAGACCTCTTTCACCGCCTCAACGTGGTCCAGTTCCGCCCTCCGCCCCTCCGTGAACGGGGCGAGGATGTCCTCCAGCTCGCCGGCCATTTCGTGGACCTCTACAGCGCGGCCCTCAATAAATCCGTCCGCACCCTGTCCCCTTCGGCGCAACAAGCGTTGCTCCGCCATCGATGGCCCGGTAACGTGCGCGAATTGCGTAACGCCATCGAGAGGGCCGTGATCCTGGAATCCAAAACCGAGGTGCAGCCCGCCAGCCTTCCGGATTTCGCCGTCGAAAACCGCCTGGTGCCCGCCACCCCGGCTGTCCCGGTCGATCCCCCCGTCGATCGACCCCTCGAAGAGGCTCTCGCCGACTTCGAACGCCACCTCGTCACCCGCGCCCTCGACCGCCATCGGACCCTCGGCCGCGCCGCCGAGGCCCTCGGCATCAGCCGGCACGCGCTGCGCTATCGCATGCAGCGCCTTGGTCTCCAGTCCGATGGCGCCGCCGACGAAGAGGCGGCCCCGTCGGGTGGACGTGGCACGAATTGA